The Streptomyces sp. NBC_01298 genome contains the following window.
TCGTTCCGCTCCGGCGGGCGCCGGCCACTCCAGGTGTACGGCCGTTCCGCGTCCGGGCGTACTGAGGACCTCCGCGCGCCCGCCCACGGCCTCCATGCGCCGCAGCATCGAGCGGCGGACACCCACGGACGACGCCCTCAGCTCCTCCCTGACGAAGCCGGCGCCGTCGTCGGTGACGCACAGGAGGAAGCCCGTGCCGTGCTCCCGGGCCGTCAGGTCCACCCGTACGGTCCGGGCACGGGCGTGGTCGGCCACGTTGCGCAGGGCCTCCCGGGCCGCGCCGATCGTGGCCGTCGCCACCTCGTACGGGACTGTGGGGACCTCCCCGGCCACGATGCTCGCCTCGATCCCCCGCGGGGGATCGAGGCGACGGACCAGGGCCGCCAGATCGGTGCGGCCCCGGTCCCCCTCGCCGAGCCGGGTCCGGGCCCCGGCGATGGCCGCCGAGGCCCCGCGGGCCGCTTCGCGCACCCGGTCGACCGCGATCCCCGGTTGGGCGATGGCGCGCAGGGCGGCGCTGACCTCGTCGTGCAGCATCCCCTGGAAGTCCCGGTGGGCTTCGCGCCGGGCGGCGGCCCGCGCGGCTTCGGCGCGGGCCACCGCGGCCCGGCGCTCGGACCGGTCGGCGCCGTCGCCGGCGGCGCGCATGAGCGGAGCGAGGACCGCCCCGGCCGCCGCCGTGGCCAGGGGCGGCCAGATGCCCTCCACGGCCGCGGCCGGACCGTCGGCGGGCCAGCTGGTGCCGAGTTGGGCGCCGAGGGCCGCGAGGGCGGCGAGCCAGGACCATCGTCCGGAGGTCCGGGGCAGGAACCCGGTGGCGAGGAGCACGGCGGGCACGGTCAGCATGCAGCGCTGCCCGATCACGACGTACGGCGAGCCTCCGGCGAGGACAAGGACGGGGTGCGCGACCACGGCGAAGGCCAGGGCCGCCAGGGCGTCGGTCCCGTTCAGCCGGACCCGTACCCCCCGGACCACGAGGTGGATGTCGAGCGCGACGAAGGCGATCGCCACCGCCGTCACGCCGGCCGGCGGCCGGTCGCCCGAGAGCGGGACCGTGGCCCAGTTGAGGGCGAAGAGGACCGAGACGGCGGCGACGGACCGGGAGAGCCCGGCCTCGACCCCGCCCCGGTAGGAGGTCCCTGTCATCGCCCCGGGGTACCGGGCCGCCCCGGGCTGGCAGGCCTCTCCGGGGTGCCGGGCCGCTCCGGGCCGATGTCGATGTGTCCGTCGGCGACGGCCCGCCAGACGATCGCGCTGTTCGCCTCGAGGAGCCCGTCACCGGCGTCCGTATAAGCCTCGATGGCCCGCTTGCGGTGCGTGCGGACGGTGTCCTCGGTGATGTGGAGGAGCTTGGCTATCTGTCCGTGCGGCAGGCCCCGCGCTATCAGTTCCAGCACCCGGTGCTGTTGCGGTGAGAGCCGGATGCCCCCGCGCGGGTCGTTGACGATCGTGTGGGCGAGCCGGCTGGACACGTACGCCTCCCCGGCGTGCGCGGCGCGGACGGCCTCGGCGAGCCTGCTCTGCGGATCCTCCTTGAGGACCAGCCCCAGCGCGCCGGCGTCGAGCGCCCTGCGGATCAGGGCGGGCCGCTGCTCGGTGGTGTAGGCGAGCACGCGGGCTCCGGTGGCCCGTATCCGGCGCACGTTCTCGCCGATGTCACTGTCGTCTCGGAGCCGCAGATCGAGCAGGACGACGGACGCGGTGGCCCCGTCCTCCTGGGCGAGGAGGGAGTCCACGTCCTCCGCGATCGCCACCAGGGCGATGTCGGGCGTGGTGTCGGCCAACGAGGCGCGCAGGCCCACCAGGACGATGGGATGGTCATCGACCGCGGCGACCCTGATGGGGGTGGCCTCGTCCTGCACGTCCAATGGATCCACGGTCTCCCCCACGGCGCGGCTCGTGCCGGAATCGTATGCTCCGTCGGTCCGGCCCGTGGGGCGTTCGCCCGTACCGCCTCCGGATCCGGTCGACCTAGCGGTCGGCGCCGGGGCGGGCGATGTCGAAGAGGAGCGTGGCGAGCTCCTGTGTGACCGCCTCCACCGCCAGGATCTGTTCGCGCACCGGTGGGGGAAGGTGCGCTCGCTCCCACAGGGGCACGGGCTGGTCCGCCGGGCGGGCCGTCCACAGTTGCTCCAGGTCGGCTGCCGGCTTTGCCAGCGAGTGCGCCGCGTGGTGGGCGACGGCGCCGACCGCGCTGCCCAGGGGGTCTGCGGAGTCGCCCTTCGGGCCGAACGGCGCGAACTCGGGCAGGTCGGTGAGGGTGAGGACGGTGGAGGTGATGTGGGGCATCCTCAGTACCCGCTGTACCCAGATGGGGCCGGGCACCGTTTCTGGCAGGCTCGGATAGTCGGGGGTGGCGGTCAGGGTGCCGTGCAGGATCCCGGCGAACGCCCGGTGCGGCCGGTCGGGCGTCCAGAGGTCGCCGCTCAGGACCGCCGCGAGCCGGTCGGTTTGTGCGCGGGCGTAGGCCACGTCGGCGGCCCATTCCGGTTCGAGATCCGCGATCCCCGCGGCCCGGACCGCGCGGGCCCGATCCCCGATCGTCAACGCAACCGGGTCCGTTCCGTCGCGGGGGTCCTGCGCATCCGCGTCACGCGGATGCGCGTCCTGCGGATCCGCGTCTTCCGCGCTGTGGGCCTCGATGTGGGCGTCGAGGACCTCGCGGGCACGGCGTCGGCGCTGCTCGCCACCGACGAGGTCCAGCCAGCCCGCCGCGGTGCGCCCCCGCGGCTCGCCGGTCTCCAGCGGGCCCTGGTGCAGGCGCCCGGTGTACGCGCCGTCGACCCAGCCGACCAGCGCCGGCAGCTCCACGTCGTCGACCAGGACGTCCGCCTCGCGGGCGGCCCGGCAGGCCGCGAGGGCCAGCAGCGCGACGACGGGCATCCACCGCGACGTGAACCCCGCGCCGTCGGGCACGTCGGGGCGGCCGGGGCGTGGTCCGGGCGGGCCGGGCGCGGGCCGGTTGTCGTAGCCGGTGTGCCACACCACCAGCGCGCCGCAGGTCAGTACGGCCCGCCGCCACGCCACCGTCCCGTACGCGGCGCGGTTTCGCTGCTCCCAGTCCTGCCCGTCAGCCATGATGCGTCCCTCCCGGGAACCGGCGTGCTGCCGATCCCCTGGGAGGCTAACCGCCCCCGCGTCGGGCGCGGGCCATCCGGTGGGGCGGCAGCGGTCAGCGGCGGCCGGTGGACAGGATGACGAGGAACTGGCCGCCGCCGGCCTGGATGTCCGCGGTCACCGGGAGGCCCGGTACCAGTCGGGAGAACCGGTCCACCAGCCAGTCCGCCGCCTCCTGGGCGTCCTTCTTGGTGGGACAGCGCCCCACCATCTCGCGGCCGCCCTTGCGCTCCAGCCTCTCGGCCACGGTGATGAGCGGCGCGGGTTCGACCACGTACAGGCGCTCGGGCCAGGCGATGACCACCTTGACCGCGCCCTTGCGGGTGTTGCACCCGCGGTGCGCGAGCCGCTCCGCGACCTTGGCCTTCTTGTCGGTGGTCCGGCTGTCGACGCTGGGCCCCCGCGGGTCGTTCACCGACTCGTCGGGGTCGACGGGTTCGTCACACACCCAGCACTGCCAGTTGTCGCGCTCGGCCACATCATCAAGGAGACTCATCCGAGCAAAGTACCTGCCCGGCCGCCACCCCGTGCACCGGGGCCGCGCGGTGAGACCGCCGGTGGTGGCCCATGCACCACAGGCGCGGGTCGTGTCGTCGGGCCGGCGGGTCCGGTGGCCCTACCGCATTTCCTTCTGGTACCAGCCGACGTCCCAGTAGGTGCCGAATTTGCGGCCCACCTCGCGATGCACGCCGACGGGTTCGAAACCGAACCGGTCGTGCAGCCGGACGGATCCCGGATTCGGAGGGGTGACGGCCGCATAAGCCCGGTGGACGTCTTCGTCCGCGAGCGCGCGGAAGAGTTCCGAATAGAGCCGTGAGCCGATGCCCCGCCGCCCCTGGTCGGGAGCCAGGTAGACGCTGGTTTCCACCGAGGTCTCGAACGCCTTCTTCGGACGGTACGGGCTGCTGCTGGCATAGCCGATCACACGCCCGGCCGACTGCGCGACCAGCAGCCGGTGCCGCCCGGCCGCGGGATGTGCTTCGAGCCATTCGAGACGCGTGCCGGGAGTCAGGGGATCCACGTCGAAGGTCACGGGCGTCTCGAGGACGTAGTGGTTGTACAGGTCCGTCAGCGCGGCGAGGTCGTCCGGCTCCGCGGCCCTGATGAGAACCGCGCCATCGCGGTCGTCCGCGGGAACGCCTTCTTCATATTCTGCGGAGTTGGCCATCGCACCCCCTTGGCATACCGATCGGCAGCCGCTTCGACATCACGGTTGTTCCCCACAGTCTGACCTGCTCCGGAGGCTGACTTGATCGGCCGAAAGAACGGTTTCCCCTGCACCATTCAGCCGTCGAGGGAGGCGAGCCAGGCGGTCAGCAGCCGATTGACCTCGTCGGGACGCTCCTGCTGGATCCAGTGCCCGCAGCCGTCGAGGACGTGGGAGGAGGACAGGCCGGGAAGGGTGGTGCCGTGGGCGTCGATCGCGTCGGCCATCCAGGTCGTGGAGGCGTCCAGGGAGCCGCCGATGAACAGGGACGGCTGCTCGATCGGGGCGCCGGCGTACGGGGCCAGGTCCTCCCAGTCGCGGTCCATCGAGCGGTAGCGGTTGAGGGCGCCGGTCATGCCGGTGCGCTCGAACTCCCCCGCGTACACGTCGAGATCGCCCTCCGTCAGCCAGCCGGGCAGTTGGCCGCCGGGGAAGCGGTCGCGCAGCCGGCCGCCGGCGCGCGCCACGAAGTGCGGGTCGGGCTCGCCCGGGGCGGGCATGGTGTCGGCGGAGAGGGCGGCGTAGAAGCCCGCGAGCCAGCCCCGGACGTCGGGCTCCACCTCCGCTTCGGCCCGGCCCGGCTCCTGGAAGTACGAGACGTAGAACTCCTCGTCGCCGCCCATCCGCGCGAAGAGCCCGGTGGGGCGGGGGCCTCCGGGCGGCGCGTAGGGGACGCTCAGCAGCCCGACCGCGCGGAAGACCTCGGGGTGGAGGAGGGCGGAGGTCGCCGCGATGCCGGCGCCCCAGTCGTGCCCCACGACCACGGCCTCCTCCTCGCCCAGCGCCCGCACCAGGGCGACGTTGTCCTCCACCAGGTCGAGCATCCGGTAGGCGTCCGGCGCGGCCGGCCTCGAGGAGCGGCCGTAGCCGCGCACGTCGAGCGCCACGGCCCGGTACCCCGCGGCCGCGAGGGCCGGGAGCTGGTGGCGCCAGGAGTACCAGGACTCGGGGAAGCCGTGAACGAGCAGGACCAGCGGACCGGCGCCCTGCTCGACCAGGTGCAGGCGCCCTGGAGGTGCCTCGATGATGCGGTGGTGCGGGCCGGTGTCGGGATCGGTCTGGTGCATGGCTTCTCCTCGGTTTCACGGGCCGCCTCGGTTGCCCACCGATCATGCGGCGGGTCGGGCTCCGGACGCGAGCGGCGTTGCCAATCTGGCAAACTCGCAGGACAGAGGGGTGGAGCGATGCGGCCGGAGGGAGCTCGGTGACGGTGACGGACCACGAGGAGACGGCGACGGACCACGACCTGGCCGCCGCGCTGACCGCCATGGGCCCCCGGCTGCGGGCCGCCCGCGAGCGGTTCGGCGCCACCCTCACCGGCGTGAGCCGCGCGACGGGCATCTCGCCGAGCACGCTGTCGCGGATCGAGACCGGCCGGCGCAAGCCGACCCTGGAGGTGCTGCTGCGGCTCGCGCGGACCTACGGCGCCTCCCTGGACGAGCTGGCCGGAACCACGCCCGTCACCGCGCCCGTCGCAGCGGCCGGACCGCGCACGCCCGTACCGCAGCGGCCCGGCGACGACGACAAGGCGGTGCTGCCGCTGACCCGGTACGTGGGGGGCCTGCACGCCCACAAGCACGTCCTGCCCGCCGTCGGCGCGCCGCCGGCGCGGCCGCGGCAGGTCTCCCACGACGGGTACGAGTGGCTGTGCGTCCTGTACGGACGGCTGTGGCTGGCGGTCGGCGACCAGGACCTCGTCCTGAGCGCCGGAGACGTGGCCGAGTTCGACACCCGCACCCCGCACGGAGTCGCGAACGCCGGACCCGGCGGACCGGTCGAGTACCTGATCATGTTCGGGCCGCAGGGAGAGCGCCTACGCCCCCGCACCCCTCCGGCCCCGCCCCGGGCCCGGTAGCTCGGATCGGCGGGTCCGGAGCCCTGGGCACAGGCCCACACCCAGGCCCATCAGGGGCTGTACCGCGTGTTGTTGCCGGGTGGGGCAGGGCCTGGCGCCGCGGTCACGTCTGCGCCAGTCGCCTCTTCTGCACCTTGCCCATCGCGTTGCGCGGCAGGGAGTCGAGGAAGCGGATCTCGCGGGGGCGCTTGTGCCAGGACAGGGTGGCGGCCGCGTGGGCGACGAGGGTCCGGGCCAGCTCCGGGCCGGGGGGGTCCGTGGCGACGACGTAGGCGACGAGGCGCTGCCCGAGGTCGTCGTCGGCCACGCCGACCACCGCGGCCTCGGACACGGCGGGGTGGTCGAGGAGGACGCCCTCGACCTCACCGGTACCTATCCGGTAGCCGCCCGATTTGACCAGGTCGGTCGAGGAGCGGCCGACGATGCGGTGGAAGCCGCCGGCGTCGCGGACCGCCAGGTCGCCGGTGGTGAACCAGCCGTCGGGCGTGGCGGCATCGGCGGTCGCGTCCGGCCGGCCGAGGTAGCCGTCGAAGAGCGTGGGCGTACGAACCTCCAGGACGCCGACGCTGTCGCCGTCCGCCGGGAGCAGCCCGCCGTCCTCTGCGCGCAGCCGCGTCTCGACGCCGGGGAGCGCAGTGCCGACCCAGCCCGGGCGGCGTTCCCCGCGCGGACGGGTGGAGAGCGTGATGAGGGTTTCGCTCATGCCGTAGCGCTCGATCGGCGGGGCGCCCAGCAGGTGCTTCAGGCGGTCGAAGACGGGGACGGGGAGCGGGGCGCTGCCGGAGACCACGAGCCGGGCCGGGGAGAGCGCGCGGGCGGCCTCCTCGTCCTGGGCGATCCGCGACCAGACCGTCGGGACGCCGAAGTACATCGTGCCGGGGGTCGACGCGTAGAGGGCGGGCTTCGCCTTTCCGGTGTGGGTCACCGGGGAGCCGACGCGGAGCGCGCCGAGCACGCCGAGTACGAGTCCGTGCAGGTGGAAGAGGGGGAGGCCGTGGACGACGGAGTCGTCCGGGGTCCACTCCCATGCCTCGGCGAGGGCGTCCAGTCCGTGCGCGAGGGTGGCGTGGGAGTGCAGGACGCCCTTCGGGGTACCGGTCGTGCCGGACGTGTAGAAGATCACCGCCGGGCGGTGGGTGCCCAGCGGGGATGCGGAGGATCCCGGGTTCCGCAGGGGTGGCAGGCCTCCCGCCGGCTCCGGTCCGAGCCAGCGGGTGGCGCCCGAGTCGCGCAGGAAGTGAGCGATCTCGGCCGGACCGGAGTCGGGCGGCACGGGCACGACCGGTACTCCGCTCAGCAGGCAGGCGACGATCGCGACGACCGTCTCAGCGGTCGGCAGCGCGTTGACGGCCACCGGCCCCTCCTCCCCGTCGAGGGTGCGGCCGAGCCGTTCGGCGGCCTCGAACAGCCCGCCGCGCGTGAAGGTCCGGTCACCGATGGTCAGGGCCCGGGCGGAGTCGTCCGCGTCGGGGGCGGAGGGATCCAGGGAAGCCAGAAAGGACGGGGTGGGCGTGATGGCGGGCATGAGTGGACCGCTTTCGGCTGAGGGAGGGGTGAACGAGGGTGGTGCGAGGGTCAGAGCCCCACGTGGCGGGGCGGGAAGACCGGGGGGCGCCCGGCGGCGAAGGCGGCCAGGCCT
Protein-coding sequences here:
- a CDS encoding acyl-CoA synthetase — encoded protein: MPAITPTPSFLASLDPSAPDADDSARALTIGDRTFTRGGLFEAAERLGRTLDGEEGPVAVNALPTAETVVAIVACLLSGVPVVPVPPDSGPAEIAHFLRDSGATRWLGPEPAGGLPPLRNPGSSASPLGTHRPAVIFYTSGTTGTPKGVLHSHATLAHGLDALAEAWEWTPDDSVVHGLPLFHLHGLVLGVLGALRVGSPVTHTGKAKPALYASTPGTMYFGVPTVWSRIAQDEEAARALSPARLVVSGSAPLPVPVFDRLKHLLGAPPIERYGMSETLITLSTRPRGERRPGWVGTALPGVETRLRAEDGGLLPADGDSVGVLEVRTPTLFDGYLGRPDATADAATPDGWFTTGDLAVRDAGGFHRIVGRSSTDLVKSGGYRIGTGEVEGVLLDHPAVSEAAVVGVADDDLGQRLVAYVVATDPPGPELARTLVAHAAATLSWHKRPREIRFLDSLPRNAMGKVQKRRLAQT
- a CDS encoding helix-turn-helix domain-containing protein, which produces MGPRLRAARERFGATLTGVSRATGISPSTLSRIETGRRKPTLEVLLRLARTYGASLDELAGTTPVTAPVAAAGPRTPVPQRPGDDDKAVLPLTRYVGGLHAHKHVLPAVGAPPARPRQVSHDGYEWLCVLYGRLWLAVGDQDLVLSAGDVAEFDTRTPHGVANAGPGGPVEYLIMFGPQGERLRPRTPPAPPRAR
- a CDS encoding response regulator transcription factor; its protein translation is MDPLDVQDEATPIRVAAVDDHPIVLVGLRASLADTTPDIALVAIAEDVDSLLAQEDGATASVVLLDLRLRDDSDIGENVRRIRATGARVLAYTTEQRPALIRRALDAGALGLVLKEDPQSRLAEAVRAAHAGEAYVSSRLAHTIVNDPRGGIRLSPQQHRVLELIARGLPHGQIAKLLHITEDTVRTHRKRAIEAYTDAGDGLLEANSAIVWRAVADGHIDIGPERPGTPERPASPGRPGTPGR
- a CDS encoding GNAT family N-acetyltransferase, whose protein sequence is MANSAEYEEGVPADDRDGAVLIRAAEPDDLAALTDLYNHYVLETPVTFDVDPLTPGTRLEWLEAHPAAGRHRLLVAQSAGRVIGYASSSPYRPKKAFETSVETSVYLAPDQGRRGIGSRLYSELFRALADEDVHRAYAAVTPPNPGSVRLHDRFGFEPVGVHREVGRKFGTYWDVGWYQKEMR
- a CDS encoding alpha/beta fold hydrolase → MHQTDPDTGPHHRIIEAPPGRLHLVEQGAGPLVLLVHGFPESWYSWRHQLPALAAAGYRAVALDVRGYGRSSRPAAPDAYRMLDLVEDNVALVRALGEEEAVVVGHDWGAGIAATSALLHPEVFRAVGLLSVPYAPPGGPRPTGLFARMGGDEEFYVSYFQEPGRAEAEVEPDVRGWLAGFYAALSADTMPAPGEPDPHFVARAGGRLRDRFPGGQLPGWLTEGDLDVYAGEFERTGMTGALNRYRSMDRDWEDLAPYAGAPIEQPSLFIGGSLDASTTWMADAIDAHGTTLPGLSSSHVLDGCGHWIQQERPDEVNRLLTAWLASLDG